The following proteins are encoded in a genomic region of Burkholderia pyrrocinia:
- a CDS encoding fimbria/pilus outer membrane usher protein: MRRPAPSPSPRAGTFPANARRAPRRSPRAALAAVVAGGLLALGCAHADEPSALVMTDNAHDVILEVSVNGESTTLFAHFRERDGHLSASGADLRTIGVATDRLGIADAATVDLDTIPGLRYRYDAARQSVDLQMTDTLRRPYAVDSRALPATQAATASRGIAINYEAYAQTIGERQLSLYTDVRYFDPNGVFNTTGTASFYNGQRRYTRFDTSWSRSDPARPSTTQIGDAISGSLTWTRSVRLGGFQWRSNFALRPDLVTFPIPSLAGSAAVPSAVDLYINNVRQYTGNVPSGPFIIHDVPGITGAGQATVITRDALGRTVATSVPLYVDTRMLSAGLSSYSFEAGFLRRNYGLQSFDYDARPAVSGSMRRGVSDTLTVEGHAEATGGVLNAGAGALMRLGYAGVVSGAVAGSVGRYPGTQVSVGYQLIDPRFSINAQTIRAFGRYGDLASRDGAPVPSATDQATLALPFMHRQTLSLSYIGFRLPQGPSARIGTVSYTLSFGDLASLSVSAYRDFAQRGANGAFVSLNIGLGRNTSINATVGRQRGQSNYTVDASRPPDYDGGWGWGVQTGGTGAVPYRQAQLRYLGHAGEVIASAQNIDRQTGASLDVSGALVFMDRSLQLSRRIDDGFALVSTDGVAGIPVLHENRVIGTTDRAGHLLVPDLNAYQNNQVAIDSMKLPADARIARTSMTVVPQAQSGVVAHFGVSRYRAASVILRDAAGHPLPAGARVHHAESGADTIVGYDGLTFIDGLKEDNHLVIDYDTQRCVAEFAFTAPGNGTLPTVGPLTCRAAP; the protein is encoded by the coding sequence GTGCGCCGCCCGGCCCCTTCCCCTTCGCCACGCGCCGGCACGTTCCCGGCCAACGCACGCAGGGCGCCGCGACGCTCGCCGCGCGCCGCGCTCGCGGCCGTCGTGGCCGGCGGCCTGCTCGCGCTCGGCTGTGCGCACGCGGACGAACCCTCGGCGCTCGTGATGACCGACAACGCGCACGACGTGATCCTCGAAGTCAGCGTCAACGGCGAAAGCACGACGCTGTTCGCGCACTTCCGCGAGCGCGACGGCCATCTGTCGGCGAGCGGCGCCGACCTGCGCACGATCGGCGTCGCGACCGACCGGCTCGGCATCGCCGACGCGGCGACGGTCGACCTCGACACGATTCCCGGCCTGCGCTACCGCTACGACGCGGCACGCCAGAGCGTCGACCTGCAGATGACCGACACCCTGCGCCGCCCGTATGCGGTCGACAGCCGCGCGTTGCCGGCCACGCAGGCGGCCACCGCGTCGCGCGGGATCGCGATCAACTACGAGGCGTACGCGCAGACGATCGGCGAACGGCAGCTCTCGCTCTACACCGACGTGCGCTACTTCGACCCGAACGGCGTGTTCAACACCACCGGCACCGCGTCCTTCTACAACGGCCAGCGGCGCTACACGCGCTTCGATACGTCATGGAGCCGCTCGGACCCGGCACGGCCGAGCACGACGCAGATCGGCGATGCGATCTCGGGATCGCTCACGTGGACGCGCTCGGTACGTCTCGGCGGCTTCCAGTGGCGCAGCAACTTCGCGCTGCGGCCCGATCTCGTGACGTTCCCGATCCCGTCGCTCGCGGGCTCCGCCGCCGTGCCGTCGGCGGTCGACCTGTACATCAACAACGTGCGCCAGTACACCGGCAACGTGCCGAGCGGCCCGTTCATCATCCACGACGTGCCGGGCATCACGGGCGCCGGCCAGGCGACCGTCATCACGCGCGACGCGCTCGGGCGCACCGTCGCGACGTCCGTGCCGCTCTACGTCGATACGCGCATGCTGTCGGCCGGACTGTCGAGCTATTCGTTCGAAGCCGGCTTCCTGCGCCGCAACTACGGGCTGCAGTCGTTCGACTACGACGCGCGGCCGGCCGTCAGCGGCTCGATGCGGCGCGGCGTCAGCGACACGCTGACCGTCGAGGGGCATGCGGAAGCGACCGGCGGCGTGCTTAACGCCGGCGCAGGCGCGCTGATGCGTCTCGGCTACGCGGGTGTCGTGAGCGGCGCGGTCGCGGGCAGCGTCGGCCGCTATCCGGGCACGCAGGTGAGCGTCGGCTACCAGTTGATCGACCCGCGCTTCTCGATCAACGCACAGACGATCCGCGCATTCGGCCGCTACGGCGACCTCGCATCGCGCGACGGCGCGCCGGTGCCGTCGGCGACCGACCAGGCGACCCTCGCGCTGCCGTTCATGCACCGCCAGACGCTGTCGCTCAGCTATATCGGTTTCCGGCTGCCGCAAGGCCCGAGCGCGCGGATCGGCACGGTGTCGTACACGCTGAGCTTCGGCGATCTCGCGTCGCTGAGCGTGAGCGCCTACCGCGATTTCGCGCAGCGGGGAGCGAACGGCGCGTTCGTGTCGCTGAACATCGGGCTCGGCCGCAACACGTCGATCAACGCGACCGTCGGCCGCCAGCGCGGGCAGTCGAACTACACCGTCGACGCGAGCCGCCCGCCCGACTACGACGGCGGCTGGGGCTGGGGCGTGCAGACGGGCGGCACGGGCGCGGTGCCCTATCGGCAGGCGCAGTTGCGCTATCTCGGCCATGCGGGCGAAGTCATCGCGTCCGCACAGAACATCGACCGCCAGACCGGCGCGTCGCTCGACGTGAGCGGCGCGCTCGTGTTCATGGACCGCAGCCTGCAGTTGTCGCGCCGCATCGACGACGGCTTCGCGCTCGTGTCGACCGACGGCGTCGCGGGCATCCCGGTGCTGCACGAGAACCGCGTGATCGGCACGACCGATCGCGCGGGGCATCTGCTCGTGCCCGACCTGAATGCGTACCAGAACAACCAGGTCGCGATCGATTCGATGAAGCTGCCCGCCGATGCGCGAATCGCCCGCACGTCGATGACGGTCGTGCCGCAGGCGCAATCGGGCGTCGTCGCGCATTTCGGCGTGTCGCGCTATCGCGCGGCGTCGGTGATCCTGCGCGACGCCGCCGGCCACCCGCTGCCGGCCGGCGCGCGCGTGCATCACGCCGAGAGCGGCGCGGACACGATCGTCGGTTACGACGGGCTGACGTTTATCGACGGACTGAAGGAGGACAACCATCTCGTGATCGACTACGACACGCAACGCTGCGTCGCGGAATTCGCGTTCACGGCGCCGGGCAACGGCACGCTGCCGACCGTCGGCCCGCTCACCTGCCGGGCGGCGCCATGA
- a CDS encoding molecular chaperone, producing the protein MTALRRTLAALLCAAGAAHAASLQISPVTIEFGTDDTATGITLRNPGERPVYGQVRVFRWDQADGQDTLTPTQDLVASPPLIEVGTQSEQLIRVVRASRTPSGIEQSYRLLIDELPQPGEAPTNGVAIRLRYSIPVFVEPATNGTPQLDWALLRSNGGWVLRVRNGGARRAQLASVELVTGDGHAYPLTHGLLGYALAGRTGQWSVPLPAGVTLGGKITVRAAVNSQPASAVVAVEPPG; encoded by the coding sequence ATGACCGCATTACGTCGAACGCTCGCCGCGCTGCTGTGCGCGGCCGGCGCCGCGCACGCCGCGTCGCTGCAGATTTCCCCCGTCACGATCGAATTCGGCACCGACGACACGGCAACCGGCATCACGCTGCGCAATCCGGGCGAGCGGCCCGTGTACGGGCAGGTGCGCGTGTTCCGCTGGGACCAGGCCGACGGCCAGGATACGCTGACGCCCACGCAGGATCTCGTCGCGAGCCCGCCGCTGATCGAGGTCGGTACGCAGTCCGAGCAGCTGATCCGCGTCGTGCGTGCGTCGCGCACGCCATCCGGTATCGAGCAGAGCTACCGGCTGCTGATCGACGAGCTGCCGCAACCCGGCGAGGCACCGACCAACGGCGTGGCGATCCGGCTGCGCTATTCGATTCCGGTATTCGTCGAGCCCGCGACCAACGGCACGCCGCAGCTCGACTGGGCGCTGCTGCGCAGCAACGGCGGCTGGGTACTGCGTGTGCGCAACGGCGGCGCGCGCCGCGCGCAACTGGCGTCGGTCGAGCTCGTGACCGGCGACGGCCACGCGTACCCGCTCACGCACGGTCTGCTCGGCTACGCGCTCGCGGGCCGCACGGGCCAGTGGAGCGTGCCGCTGCCGGCCGGCGTCACGCTCGGCGGCAAGATCACGGTGCGGGCAGCCGTCAATTCGCAGCCGGCCAGCGCGGTCGTCGCGGTGGAGCCGCCGGGCTAG
- a CDS encoding spore coat U domain-containing protein, with translation MSIGLSAPAADAATYSNGTATATFNVTLTLQPNCTIAANPLAFGTNGVLATAINQQTTVNVTCTNTTPYNVGLDAGSVTGSSVASRLMAGTSTGNTTTTVGFQLYQDAGRTTIWGNTQGTNTVAGTGSGAAQALTVYGQVPAQATPKPDTYQTTVTATVYF, from the coding sequence CTGTCAATCGGCCTTTCGGCACCCGCCGCCGACGCGGCCACCTATTCGAATGGCACCGCGACCGCAACCTTCAACGTCACGCTGACGCTGCAGCCGAACTGCACGATCGCCGCGAACCCGCTGGCCTTCGGCACCAACGGGGTGCTGGCCACCGCCATCAACCAGCAGACGACCGTCAACGTCACCTGTACCAACACGACGCCGTACAACGTCGGCCTTGACGCCGGCTCGGTCACGGGTTCGAGCGTCGCGAGCCGCCTGATGGCCGGCACGTCGACCGGCAACACGACGACGACCGTCGGCTTCCAGCTCTACCAGGACGCCGGACGCACGACGATCTGGGGCAACACGCAAGGCACGAACACGGTGGCCGGCACCGGCTCGGGCGCCGCACAGGCGCTGACCGTCTACGGCCAGGTGCCCGCACAAGCGACGCCGAAGCCCGACACCTATCAGACGACTGTCACCGCAACCGTCTACTTCTGA
- a CDS encoding MFS transporter, with product MTTTTSSPSRPGGSAALPLLALAAGAFGIGTTEFSPMGLLPVIADGVHVSIPQAGMLISAYAIGVMVGAPLMTLLLTRWSRRSALIALMSIFTIGNLLSAVAPGYTTLLLARLVTSLNHGAFFGLGSVVAASLVPRDKQASAIATMFMGLTIANVGGVPAATWLGQIIGWRMSFVATAGLGLIAIAGLFAALPKGEAGKMPDLRAELSVLTRPVVLGALGTTVLGAGAMFTLYTYVAPTLEHLTGATPGFVTAMLVLIGVGFSIGNIAGGRLADRSLDGTLVGFLLLLIATMAAFPLLASTHAGAAVTLLVWGIATFAVVPPLQMRVMRAAHEAPGLASAVNIGAFNLGNAVGAAAGGAAISAGFGYAAVPLVGGLIAAAGLALVVLQIAQRRRAPAIANS from the coding sequence GTGACCACCACGACTTCTTCTCCTTCCCGCCCGGGCGGCAGCGCCGCGCTGCCGCTGCTGGCGCTCGCCGCCGGTGCGTTCGGCATCGGCACGACCGAGTTCTCGCCGATGGGCCTGCTGCCCGTGATCGCCGACGGCGTGCACGTGTCGATTCCGCAAGCCGGCATGCTGATCAGCGCCTATGCGATCGGCGTGATGGTCGGCGCGCCGTTGATGACGCTGCTACTCACGCGCTGGTCGCGCCGCTCGGCGCTGATCGCGCTGATGTCGATCTTCACGATCGGTAACCTGCTGTCGGCCGTCGCGCCGGGCTACACGACGCTGCTGCTCGCCCGCCTCGTGACCAGCCTCAACCACGGCGCGTTCTTCGGGCTCGGCTCGGTGGTCGCGGCCAGCCTCGTGCCGCGTGACAAGCAGGCCAGCGCGATCGCGACGATGTTCATGGGCCTGACGATCGCGAACGTCGGCGGCGTGCCGGCCGCGACCTGGCTCGGCCAGATCATCGGCTGGCGCATGTCGTTCGTGGCGACCGCGGGCCTCGGCCTGATCGCGATCGCCGGCCTGTTCGCCGCGCTGCCGAAGGGCGAAGCCGGCAAGATGCCCGACCTGCGCGCCGAACTCTCGGTACTGACGCGCCCCGTCGTGCTCGGCGCGCTCGGGACGACGGTGCTCGGCGCCGGTGCGATGTTCACGCTCTACACGTATGTCGCGCCGACGCTCGAACACCTGACCGGCGCGACGCCCGGCTTCGTGACCGCGATGCTCGTGCTGATCGGTGTCGGCTTCTCGATCGGCAACATCGCGGGCGGCCGCCTGGCCGACCGCTCGCTCGACGGCACGCTGGTCGGTTTCCTGCTGCTGCTGATCGCGACGATGGCGGCGTTCCCGCTGCTCGCCAGCACACATGCCGGCGCGGCCGTCACGCTGCTCGTCTGGGGTATCGCGACGTTCGCGGTCGTGCCGCCGCTGCAGATGCGCGTGATGCGTGCGGCGCACGAAGCGCCGGGCCTCGCGTCGGCCGTCAACATCGGCGCGTTCAACCTCGGCAACGCGGTCGGCGCGGCAGCCGGCGGCGCAGCGATCTCGGCCGGCTTCGGCTACGCGGCGGTGCCGCTCGTCGGCGGGCTGATCGCCGCGGCCGGACTCGCGCTCGTCGTGCTGCAGATCGCGCAGCGCCGCCGCGCACCGGCCATCGCGAATTCGTAA
- a CDS encoding LysR family transcriptional regulator, giving the protein MRQIELRHLRYFVAVAQAGSVMAGARAAGIVQPALSRQIRELEDAIGTPLLIRRATGVTLTAAGASFLQDATGLLATLQDSRERALRSAAGQLGELRLGALPNCLPLPVVANVLKAFRDACPDVKLSIAPMLSAEQASALVRGQLDGGIMAWRRDEAPHLSGVRLLSDRFVLAMPAPPGGRFNAPRTLADIANEPFVWFDAQRSAAHHRFLMAQCQQAGFTPRITQVGSDIPTLIGLVAAGMGCAFVPESASPTCPRTVRLVALDELASRFDIEFVFDGAAAVPSPVVARFLAAVRDVAGEPD; this is encoded by the coding sequence ATGCGCCAGATCGAGCTACGTCACCTGCGCTACTTCGTGGCCGTCGCGCAAGCCGGCAGCGTGATGGCGGGCGCCCGCGCCGCCGGCATCGTCCAGCCCGCGCTGTCGCGGCAGATCCGCGAACTCGAGGACGCGATCGGCACGCCGCTGCTGATCCGGCGCGCCACCGGCGTCACGCTCACGGCGGCCGGCGCGAGCTTCCTGCAGGATGCGACCGGCCTGCTCGCGACGCTGCAGGACAGCCGCGAGCGCGCATTGCGCAGCGCGGCCGGGCAGCTCGGCGAACTGCGGCTCGGCGCGCTGCCGAACTGCCTGCCGCTGCCCGTCGTCGCGAACGTCCTCAAGGCGTTTCGCGACGCGTGTCCGGACGTGAAACTGTCGATCGCGCCGATGCTGTCCGCCGAACAGGCGAGCGCGCTGGTGCGCGGCCAGCTCGACGGCGGGATCATGGCGTGGCGTCGCGACGAGGCGCCGCACCTGTCGGGCGTGCGGCTGCTGAGCGACCGCTTCGTACTCGCGATGCCCGCGCCGCCGGGCGGCCGCTTCAACGCGCCGCGCACGCTGGCCGACATCGCGAACGAGCCGTTCGTCTGGTTCGACGCGCAGCGCTCCGCCGCGCACCACCGGTTCCTGATGGCGCAGTGCCAGCAGGCCGGCTTCACGCCGCGCATCACGCAGGTCGGCAGCGACATCCCGACACTGATCGGCCTCGTCGCAGCCGGGATGGGCTGTGCATTCGTGCCGGAAAGCGCGTCGCCCACCTGCCCGCGCACGGTTCGGCTCGTCGCACTCGACGAGCTCGCGAGCCGCTTCGACATCGAGTTCGTGTTCGACGGCGCGGCAGCGGTGCCGTCGCCCGTCGTCGCGCGGTTCCTCGCGGCCGTGCGCGATGTGGCCGGCGAGCCGGACTGA
- a CDS encoding pyridoxal-phosphate dependent enzyme, with the protein MPLHIPTPYIRSQIASRRLGRTIRLKLDALQPSGSFKLRGIGAVCEARHAAGARRFVSSSGGNAGIAVAYCGRELGVPVLVVVPESASARARELIRVEGAELVVHGASWAEANAFAQSALGERDAFVHPFDDRVLWQGHATMIDEMAAAGPKPDAVVLAVGGGGLLCGVLEGLARNGWHDVPVVAAETEGADCYARSVAQGHPVELPAIASIATSLGAKRPCDAAVEWATRHEIHPVVVSDADAVAASLRFLDEHRIVVEPACGAALAALERPVPVLASASDIAVIVCGGVTTTVEHLHTLRATLR; encoded by the coding sequence ATGCCGCTTCATATCCCGACCCCTTATATCCGCTCGCAAATCGCGTCCCGCCGGCTCGGCAGGACCATCCGGCTGAAGCTCGATGCGCTGCAGCCGTCGGGCTCGTTCAAGCTGCGCGGCATCGGCGCTGTCTGCGAAGCGCGGCACGCGGCCGGCGCGCGGCGCTTCGTGTCGTCGTCGGGCGGCAACGCGGGCATCGCGGTTGCGTATTGCGGCCGCGAACTCGGCGTGCCGGTGCTCGTCGTCGTGCCGGAAAGCGCATCGGCCCGCGCGCGCGAGCTGATCCGCGTCGAGGGCGCGGAGCTCGTCGTGCACGGCGCGAGTTGGGCCGAGGCGAACGCGTTCGCGCAGTCGGCCCTCGGCGAGCGCGACGCGTTCGTGCATCCGTTCGACGACCGCGTGCTGTGGCAGGGCCACGCGACGATGATCGACGAGATGGCGGCGGCCGGTCCGAAGCCCGATGCGGTCGTGCTGGCGGTCGGCGGCGGCGGGTTGCTGTGCGGCGTGCTCGAAGGGCTGGCGCGCAACGGCTGGCACGACGTGCCGGTGGTCGCGGCCGAAACGGAAGGCGCCGACTGCTATGCGCGCTCGGTCGCGCAGGGGCACCCGGTCGAATTGCCGGCGATCGCGAGCATTGCGACGTCGCTCGGCGCAAAGCGGCCGTGCGACGCGGCGGTCGAATGGGCGACGCGGCACGAGATCCATCCCGTCGTCGTGTCCGATGCCGACGCGGTGGCCGCGTCGCTGCGATTCCTCGACGAACACCGGATCGTCGTCGAGCCCGCGTGCGGCGCCGCGCTGGCCGCGCTCGAGCGGCCGGTGCCCGTGCTTGCGTCGGCGTCGGACATTGCCGTGATCGTCTGCGGCGGCGTGACGACCACCGTCGAGCATCTGCATACGCTGCGCGCGACGTTGCGGTAG
- a CDS encoding DUF2242 domain-containing protein produces the protein MHNRFRLFSVSCALAAATVLAACSSPPKPIYQQEQFDATSSPYAHTFHSKSDAACEAARRALLSQGYVVSSSRNDAVDGSKNFQPNNDMHVVIEFHVVCADADADGSSSIAYVNAVQDRYTLKKSNTSASVGLSVFGSLSLPIGSSDDALVKTASETIPAGVFYERFFNLVDHFLKIDPARRDRATVKAAEKEAVAPLPEPAPTPQGEPLKMTTPVVPTPPAAPVPLSVPGVGPESGANAVPAAASAVVVPAAMRAAAPASAPASVSGSALSPASAPASVSAPAPASSTAASPAAAASTPAVSAPASAVPAPAPATSAPASASAPSNASPAPVDKTSAPAAANPVASSAPSGASAPAAN, from the coding sequence ATGCACAACCGATTTCGCCTGTTTTCCGTTTCGTGCGCGCTCGCGGCCGCGACCGTGCTGGCGGCGTGCTCGTCGCCGCCAAAGCCGATCTACCAGCAGGAACAGTTCGACGCAACGAGCAGCCCGTATGCGCATACGTTCCATTCGAAATCCGACGCAGCCTGCGAGGCCGCGCGGCGCGCGCTCCTGAGCCAGGGCTATGTGGTGTCGTCGTCGCGCAACGACGCGGTCGACGGCAGCAAGAATTTCCAGCCGAACAACGACATGCACGTCGTGATCGAGTTTCACGTCGTGTGCGCGGACGCTGACGCGGACGGCTCGTCGAGCATCGCGTACGTGAACGCGGTGCAGGACCGCTACACGCTGAAGAAGTCGAATACGTCGGCCAGCGTCGGCCTCAGCGTGTTCGGCTCGCTGTCGCTGCCGATCGGCTCGAGCGACGATGCGCTCGTCAAGACCGCGAGCGAGACGATTCCCGCCGGCGTGTTCTATGAGCGCTTCTTCAATCTCGTCGACCATTTCCTGAAGATCGACCCGGCCCGCCGCGACCGCGCCACCGTGAAGGCCGCCGAGAAGGAAGCCGTCGCGCCGCTGCCCGAACCCGCGCCGACGCCGCAGGGCGAACCGTTGAAGATGACGACGCCGGTCGTGCCGACACCGCCCGCGGCGCCGGTGCCGCTTTCGGTGCCGGGCGTCGGGCCCGAGTCGGGCGCGAACGCCGTGCCGGCTGCGGCGTCGGCCGTTGTCGTGCCGGCTGCGATGCGCGCTGCCGCGCCGGCTTCGGCACCCGCGTCAGTCTCCGGTTCAGCGCTCTCACCGGCATCGGCTCCCGCGTCGGTTTCCGCGCCTGCACCCGCTTCCAGCACGGCGGCGTCGCCGGCCGCCGCAGCATCGACGCCCGCCGTTTCGGCGCCGGCATCGGCCGTGCCTGCGCCTGCGCCTGCGACATCCGCACCCGCATCGGCATCCGCGCCCTCGAACGCCTCGCCTGCGCCGGTGGACAAAACGTCCGCGCCCGCCGCCGCCAACCCCGTCGCATCGTCCGCGCCGTCAGGCGCGAGCGCACCGGCCGCGAACTGA
- a CDS encoding LysR family transcriptional regulator, producing MLNFRHLYYFWVVVKEGGFARAAGRLDMAVQTISAQVRELEKSLGHQLLRPAGRGVAMTDAGQAAFARAEVIFEIGRLIPDEVRAAASQPTVRLAVGLADGISKLAAHALLAPVLDTPTLRLLCHEGEHDALLAELALHHLDLVLAGQGAPSGSNLRVTSERLVASPVDWYGPAALVTPAARQRFPQCLADLPVLLPTAHSALRARLDLWLEGARIVPRVAGEFEDSALMAVFAARGLGVFPLSELGANDASLLRGLRRLGRAGDVTEEIHAIRSRRGEHHPLTSQLLAAARAASAA from the coding sequence ATGCTGAATTTCCGACATCTGTACTATTTCTGGGTCGTCGTGAAGGAAGGCGGCTTTGCGCGCGCGGCCGGGCGGCTCGACATGGCCGTGCAGACGATCAGCGCGCAGGTGCGCGAACTCGAGAAATCGCTCGGGCACCAATTGCTGCGCCCGGCCGGGCGCGGCGTCGCGATGACCGACGCCGGCCAGGCCGCGTTTGCGCGCGCGGAGGTCATCTTCGAGATCGGGCGGCTGATTCCCGACGAAGTGCGCGCGGCGGCCAGCCAGCCGACCGTGCGGCTCGCGGTCGGCCTCGCGGACGGCATCTCCAAGCTCGCCGCACACGCGCTCCTCGCACCGGTGCTCGACACGCCGACGCTGCGACTGCTGTGCCACGAGGGCGAGCACGATGCGCTGCTCGCGGAACTCGCGCTGCATCATCTCGATCTCGTGCTGGCCGGCCAGGGCGCGCCGTCGGGGTCGAACCTGCGCGTGACGAGCGAGCGGCTCGTCGCGTCGCCGGTCGACTGGTACGGGCCCGCGGCGCTCGTCACGCCGGCCGCGCGGCAACGCTTTCCGCAGTGCCTGGCCGACCTGCCCGTGCTGCTGCCGACCGCGCATTCGGCGCTGCGCGCGCGCCTCGACCTGTGGCTGGAAGGCGCACGGATCGTGCCGCGCGTGGCCGGGGAATTCGAGGACAGCGCACTGATGGCCGTGTTCGCGGCACGCGGCCTCGGCGTGTTTCCGCTGAGCGAACTCGGCGCGAACGATGCGTCGCTGCTGCGCGGCCTCAGGCGGCTCGGGCGCGCCGGCGACGTGACCGAGGAGATTCACGCGATCCGCTCGCGGCGCGGCGAACATCATCCGCTGACGTCGCAATTGCTGGCCGCGGCACGCGCTGCGTCGGCTGCCTGA
- a CDS encoding TerC family protein, which yields MDYLLTLAADPAVWAALLTLVVMEVVLGIDNLIFISILSNKLPEAQRARTQRLGIALALVMRLALLGSVAWIASLTEPVFTIFDHAFSWRDMILLSGGLFLVWKATTEIHHHLSHDGDGAGGSGGAAGLTIWAAIGQIVMLDIVFSIDSIVTAIGMTEHIPIMFVAVIVAVAVMLFAAQPLARFIDRNPTIVMLALSFLVVIGMTLIAEGFGSHVPKGYIYAAMAFSAFVEGMNMLARRAKAKRAARVEGH from the coding sequence ATGGACTACCTGCTGACGCTTGCCGCCGACCCCGCCGTCTGGGCCGCGCTCCTCACGCTCGTCGTGATGGAAGTCGTGCTCGGCATCGACAACCTGATCTTCATCTCGATCCTCAGCAACAAGCTGCCCGAAGCGCAGCGTGCCCGCACGCAGCGCCTCGGCATCGCGCTTGCGCTGGTGATGCGCCTTGCGCTGCTCGGCAGCGTCGCGTGGATCGCGAGCCTGACCGAACCCGTGTTCACGATCTTCGACCATGCGTTCTCGTGGCGCGACATGATCCTGCTGTCGGGCGGCCTGTTCCTCGTGTGGAAGGCGACCACCGAGATCCATCATCACCTGTCGCACGACGGCGATGGCGCGGGCGGTTCCGGCGGCGCGGCCGGCCTGACGATATGGGCCGCGATCGGCCAGATCGTGATGCTCGACATCGTGTTCTCGATCGACAGCATCGTGACCGCGATCGGCATGACCGAGCACATCCCGATCATGTTCGTCGCGGTGATCGTCGCCGTGGCCGTGATGCTGTTCGCCGCGCAGCCGCTGGCACGCTTCATCGACCGCAACCCGACCATCGTGATGCTCGCGCTGTCGTTCCTCGTCGTGATCGGCATGACGCTGATCGCGGAAGGTTTCGGTTCGCACGTGCCGAAGGGTTACATCTATGCGGCGATGGCGTTCTCGGCGTTCGTCGAGGGCATGAACATGCTGGCGCGGCGCGCGAAGGCGAAGCGCGCGGCACGGGTGGAAGGCCACTGA
- a CDS encoding zf-TFIIB domain-containing protein yields MKCPVCKTPDLLMAERQSIEIDYCPTCRGVWLDRGELDKLIARETGDAPARRDEPPAPRDVHAPRDRDNWGRDGRSHDDRHRHDGQRRRKSVFDLFDFD; encoded by the coding sequence ATGAAATGTCCTGTCTGCAAGACGCCCGACCTGCTGATGGCCGAGCGCCAGTCGATCGAGATCGATTACTGTCCGACGTGCCGCGGTGTGTGGCTCGATCGCGGCGAACTCGACAAGCTGATCGCACGCGAGACCGGCGACGCGCCGGCACGCCGCGACGAGCCGCCTGCGCCGCGCGACGTGCACGCACCGCGCGACCGTGACAACTGGGGGCGCGACGGCCGCTCGCACGACGACCGTCACCGGCACGACGGCCAGCGTCGCCGCAAATCGGTATTCGACTTGTTCGATTTCGATTGA
- a CDS encoding Hsp20/alpha crystallin family protein, translated as MNTNPTLAERQTSTVHATAAEAARRPAITPAVDIVENTLGVTLRADLPGVPRENLDVKVHDNTLTIEADTRIDTPADLRVRHADIRAPRYARTFVLSPDLDTSRIDANLRDGVLTLTIPRREETRPRRIDVTAGNA; from the coding sequence ATGAATACGAACCCGACCCTGGCCGAGCGCCAGACGAGCACCGTTCACGCTACCGCCGCCGAAGCCGCGCGCCGGCCCGCCATCACGCCGGCCGTGGACATCGTCGAGAACACGCTCGGCGTCACGCTGCGGGCCGACCTGCCCGGCGTGCCGCGCGAGAACCTCGACGTGAAGGTGCACGACAACACGCTGACGATCGAAGCCGACACGCGTATCGACACGCCGGCCGACCTGCGCGTGCGGCACGCCGACATTCGCGCGCCGCGCTATGCGCGCACGTTCGTGCTGAGCCCCGATCTCGATACGTCCCGGATCGATGCAAACCTGCGTGACGGCGTGCTGACGCTGACGATTCCGCGCCGCGAGGAAACGCGCCCACGCCGCATCGACGTGACGGCCGGCAATGCGTAA
- a CDS encoding Hsp20/alpha crystallin family protein, whose amino-acid sequence MSAIHNGHDLFDEFARVQRQVANLFGERPSGIRAVRPGTFPALNVGATDDAIEIVAFAPGMAAADFDVSIDKDLLTISGERKPAPRGEGDDVRTYAQERFHGTFRRVVELPRDADPDQVSARYENGCLLIRVGRREASKPRAITVQ is encoded by the coding sequence ATGAGCGCTATCCATAACGGCCACGACCTGTTCGACGAATTCGCCCGCGTGCAGCGGCAGGTGGCGAACCTGTTCGGCGAGCGCCCGTCCGGCATCCGCGCGGTGCGGCCGGGCACATTTCCGGCGCTCAACGTCGGCGCCACCGACGATGCAATCGAGATCGTCGCGTTCGCGCCCGGCATGGCCGCGGCCGACTTCGACGTGTCGATCGACAAGGACCTGCTGACCATCAGCGGCGAGCGCAAACCGGCGCCACGCGGCGAAGGCGACGACGTGCGCACCTATGCACAGGAGCGCTTTCACGGCACGTTCCGCCGCGTCGTCGAGCTGCCACGGGACGCGGATCCCGACCAGGTCAGCGCCCGCTACGAAAACGGCTGCCTGCTGATTCGCGTCGGCCGTCGCGAAGCATCGAAGCCACGTGCCATCACCGTTCAGTAA